A single genomic interval of Cellvibrio sp. PSBB023 harbors:
- the rpsD gene encoding 30S ribosomal protein S4 gives MARYIGPTCKLSRREGTDLFLKSGARALDSKCKIETAPGQHGQRRGRLSDYGVQLREKQKVRRIYGILEKQFRGYYKEAARRKGASGENLLKLLECRLDNVVYRMGFGSTRAESRQLVSHKAISVNGKTVNVASFQVAAGDVVAVREKAKKQLRVQNALNLAGQRSNVEWVDVNSEKKEGVFKRIPDRIDLPADINENLIVELYSK, from the coding sequence CCTACCTGTAAGCTGTCTCGCCGTGAAGGCACTGATCTTTTTCTGAAGAGTGGTGCTCGTGCGTTAGACTCTAAATGTAAAATTGAAACTGCACCTGGTCAACACGGCCAACGCCGTGGTCGTTTGTCTGATTACGGTGTACAGCTGCGTGAAAAGCAAAAAGTGCGTCGTATCTACGGCATCCTTGAAAAGCAATTCCGTGGTTACTACAAAGAAGCTGCTCGTCGTAAAGGCGCCAGCGGTGAAAACTTGCTGAAGTTGCTGGAATGCCGCTTGGATAACGTTGTTTATCGCATGGGCTTTGGTTCAACTCGCGCAGAATCACGTCAACTCGTTTCTCACAAAGCAATCAGTGTAAATGGCAAAACTGTCAATGTTGCGTCTTTCCAGGTTGCTGCTGGTGATGTTGTTGCTGTTCGCGAAAAAGCCAAGAAGCAATTGCGTGTTCAAAACGCACTGAACTTGGCTGGCCAACGTAGTAATGTTGAGTGGGTGGATGTTAACAGCGAGAAAAAAGAAGGCGTATTCAAGCGCATTCCTGATCGCATTGATTTGCCTGCTGACATCAACGAGAACCTCATCGTCGAGCTTTACTCTAAGTAA
- the rpoA gene encoding DNA-directed RNA polymerase subunit alpha, translating into MQTAVNEFLTPRHIDVSESGPTRARVVLEPLERGFGHTLGNALRRILLSSMAGCAITEVEIEGVLHEYSAIEGVREDVIEILLNLKGVAVIMHGKDHAVLTLTKKGPGVVTAADIQLDHDVEIKNPDHVIANITGNTELKMRLTIARGRGYQPADSRRRDDDESRAIGRLQLDASFSPVKRLAYSVESARVEQRTDLDKLILDLETNGTIDPEEAIRRAATILQQQLAVFVDLEGEKQSAPEQKEEAIDPILLRPVDDLELTVRSANCLKAENIYYIGDLIQRTEVELLKTPNLGKKSLTEIKDVLASRGLSLGMRLENWPPASLRND; encoded by the coding sequence ATGCAGACTGCAGTAAACGAATTTTTAACTCCGCGTCATATCGATGTTTCAGAAAGTGGGCCAACCCGCGCACGCGTGGTTTTGGAACCATTGGAGCGTGGCTTCGGGCATACTTTAGGCAATGCATTGCGTCGTATTTTGCTCTCTTCTATGGCTGGTTGCGCCATAACTGAAGTGGAAATCGAAGGCGTGTTGCATGAGTACAGCGCTATTGAAGGTGTTCGTGAGGATGTTATTGAAATCCTTCTGAACCTCAAAGGTGTTGCTGTAATTATGCATGGTAAGGATCACGCAGTTCTTACCTTGACCAAAAAAGGCCCCGGCGTTGTGACTGCTGCTGATATTCAGTTAGATCATGATGTGGAAATTAAAAATCCAGATCATGTGATTGCTAACATTACTGGCAATACTGAATTGAAAATGCGCTTAACCATCGCACGTGGTCGTGGCTACCAGCCAGCTGACAGCCGTCGTCGTGATGATGATGAAAGCCGTGCAATTGGTCGCTTGCAGTTAGATGCCTCTTTTAGCCCTGTTAAGCGCTTGGCTTACAGCGTTGAAAGCGCTCGTGTTGAACAGCGCACTGATTTGGATAAGTTGATTTTGGATTTGGAGACCAACGGTACCATTGATCCGGAAGAAGCTATTCGTCGCGCAGCAACTATTCTGCAGCAGCAACTTGCTGTGTTTGTTGATTTGGAAGGTGAGAAACAATCAGCTCCAGAGCAAAAAGAAGAGGCTATTGACCCAATTCTGTTGCGCCCTGTTGATGACTTGGAGCTTACCGTTCGTTCAGCAAACTGCTTGAAAGCGGAAAATATTTACTACATTGGTGATTTGATTCAGCGCACAGAAGTTGAGCTGTTGAAAACGCCAAACTTGGGTAAAAAATCTCTTACCGAAATTAAGGACGTTCTGGCTTCACGCGGATTGTCCCTCGGTATGCGTTTGGAAAACTGGCCACCAGCCAGTTTGAGAAACGACTAA
- the rplQ gene encoding 50S ribosomal protein L17, whose amino-acid sequence MRHKLSGRQLGRNASHRKAMFRNMVTSLVEHELIKTTLPKAKELRRFAEPLITLAKVDSVANRRLAFARLNNKEAVGKLFSQLGPRYNTRPGGYVRILKCGFRAGDKAPMAYVELVDRPAKALDSAVEAE is encoded by the coding sequence ATGCGTCATAAATTAAGTGGTCGTCAATTAGGCCGTAATGCTTCTCACCGTAAAGCTATGTTCCGTAACATGGTTACTTCTTTGGTTGAGCATGAATTAATTAAAACTACTTTGCCAAAAGCAAAAGAGCTGCGTCGTTTTGCAGAGCCTTTGATCACTTTGGCCAAGGTAGATAGCGTTGCTAACCGTCGTTTGGCATTCGCCCGTTTGAACAACAAAGAAGCTGTAGGTAAGTTGTTCAGCCAATTAGGCCCACGTTACAACACTCGTCCAGGCGGTTACGTTCGTATTTTGAAATGTGGCTTCCGTGCTGGTGATAAAGCGCCAATGGCTTATGTTGAGCTGGTTGATCGCCCTGCTAAAGCACTTGATTCTGCAGTAGAAGCTGAATAA
- the uvrA gene encoding excinuclease ABC subunit UvrA, producing MDKIIVRGARTHNLKNIDLDIPRDKLVVITGPSGSGKSSLAFDTLYAEGQRRYVESLSTYARQFLSMMEKPDVDHVEGLSPAISIEQKSTSHNPRSTVGTITEIYDYLRLLYARVGEARCPEHNVPLAAQTISEMVDTTLALPEGTKLMLLAPVIRDRKGEHLHVFEQLKRDGFIRARIDGILCDLDDTPKLDKKKKHTVEVVIDRFKVREDLKLRLSESFETALNLSEGIACISYMDGEAPDRLFSSKHACPICDYSLTELEPRLFSFNNPAGACPTCDGLGVHQFFDEDKVIQDTSLSLSDGAIRGWDKRNVYYFHMLASLAKHYGFNVDTPWAKLKAKQREAVLYGSGDEVIEFNYINDRGDVYKRSHSFEGVLPNMERRYRDTESNSVREDLTKFLSSQPCPDCEGTRLRIEARNVFIDERPLPRITEMPVADAYNYYMQLEFSGRKAGIADKILKELRDRFRFLVDVGLNYLTLNRSAETLSGGEAQRIRLASQIGAGLVGVMYILDEPSIGLHQRDNERLLKTLTHLRDIGNTVIVVEHDEDAIRLADHVIDIGPGAGVHGGQVIAQGNVKAIMANKESITGQYLSGTREIAIPAKRHPFDAKNKLRLIGAKGNNLQNVTLEIPVGLMTCVTGVSGSGKSTLINATLHPLAATALNGATTLDPAAYDSIEGLELFDKCVDIDQSPIGRTPRSNPATYTGIFTPIRELFAGTQESRSRGYQPGRFSFNVKGGRCEACQGDGVTKVEMHFLPDVYVPCDVCKGKRYNRETLDVKYKGKNIHEVLEMTVEDSRAFFDAIPSIANKLQTLIDVGLSYIRLGQSATTLSGGEAQRVKLAKELSKRDTGKTLYILDEPTTGLHFYDIQQLLNVLHRLRDHGNTVVVIEHNLDVIKTADWIVDLGPEGGSGGGQIIATGTPEEIAQLEHSHTGRFLKPMLKVKKTKAAKK from the coding sequence ATGGACAAAATTATTGTGAGGGGTGCCCGCACCCACAACCTGAAAAATATTGACCTGGATATCCCGCGCGACAAACTCGTCGTTATTACCGGCCCCTCGGGCTCGGGCAAATCCTCGCTCGCATTTGACACCCTCTACGCCGAAGGCCAGCGCCGCTACGTGGAGTCGCTATCGACCTATGCGCGCCAATTCCTGTCGATGATGGAAAAGCCCGACGTGGATCATGTGGAGGGTCTGAGTCCGGCCATCTCCATCGAGCAAAAATCCACTTCGCATAACCCTCGCTCCACAGTGGGAACCATCACTGAAATTTACGACTACCTGCGCCTGCTCTATGCCCGCGTCGGTGAAGCGCGCTGCCCGGAGCACAATGTACCGCTCGCCGCGCAAACTATCAGTGAAATGGTCGATACCACCCTCGCCCTGCCCGAAGGCACCAAGCTCATGCTGTTGGCGCCGGTAATCCGCGACCGCAAAGGCGAACACCTGCATGTGTTCGAGCAACTCAAGCGCGACGGTTTTATTCGCGCGCGTATCGACGGCATATTGTGCGACCTGGACGACACACCCAAGCTCGACAAGAAAAAGAAACACACGGTCGAAGTGGTTATTGATCGTTTTAAAGTACGTGAAGACCTGAAACTGCGTCTGTCAGAATCCTTTGAAACCGCGCTCAACCTGTCAGAAGGTATCGCCTGCATCAGCTATATGGATGGCGAAGCACCGGACCGCCTGTTTTCCTCCAAACATGCCTGCCCGATTTGCGATTACAGCCTGACCGAACTGGAACCACGCCTGTTCTCGTTTAATAACCCTGCCGGCGCCTGCCCCACCTGCGATGGCTTGGGTGTGCACCAATTCTTTGATGAAGACAAAGTGATTCAGGACACCAGCCTGAGCCTGTCCGACGGCGCCATCCGCGGCTGGGATAAACGCAATGTCTACTACTTTCACATGCTGGCATCGCTCGCCAAACACTACGGCTTTAACGTCGATACCCCCTGGGCCAAACTCAAAGCAAAACAGCGCGAAGCGGTTCTTTACGGCTCTGGCGACGAGGTTATCGAATTCAATTACATCAATGATCGCGGCGATGTCTACAAACGCAGCCACAGCTTTGAAGGCGTACTGCCAAATATGGAACGCCGCTATCGCGATACCGAATCCAACTCGGTGCGTGAGGACCTGACCAAATTCCTCTCCAGCCAGCCCTGTCCGGACTGTGAAGGCACGCGCCTGCGCATAGAAGCGCGCAACGTCTTTATCGACGAGCGCCCACTGCCCAGAATCACCGAAATGCCCGTTGCCGATGCCTACAATTACTATATGCAGCTGGAGTTTAGCGGCCGCAAAGCAGGCATCGCCGACAAGATCCTCAAAGAATTGCGCGATCGTTTCCGCTTCCTGGTCGATGTAGGCCTGAACTACCTCACCCTCAACCGCAGCGCCGAAACCCTCTCGGGCGGTGAGGCGCAGCGTATCCGCCTCGCCAGCCAAATCGGCGCCGGACTGGTGGGCGTGATGTACATCCTCGATGAACCCTCCATCGGCCTCCATCAGCGGGACAATGAACGCCTGCTAAAAACCCTCACCCACTTACGCGACATAGGCAATACCGTCATTGTCGTAGAACACGATGAAGATGCCATCCGCCTTGCCGACCATGTGATCGACATAGGCCCGGGCGCAGGTGTGCACGGCGGCCAGGTAATCGCCCAAGGCAACGTTAAAGCGATCATGGCTAACAAGGAATCCATCACCGGCCAGTATTTAAGCGGTACCCGTGAAATTGCCATACCCGCCAAACGCCATCCATTTGATGCAAAAAACAAACTGCGGTTGATTGGCGCCAAAGGTAACAACCTGCAAAACGTCACCCTGGAAATTCCTGTAGGCCTGATGACATGCGTCACCGGTGTCTCGGGCTCCGGCAAGTCCACGCTGATCAACGCCACACTGCACCCACTCGCGGCCACAGCACTGAACGGCGCCACCACCCTCGACCCTGCGGCTTACGACAGCATCGAAGGCCTGGAACTGTTCGATAAATGCGTCGACATAGACCAAAGCCCAATCGGCCGCACGCCCCGCTCCAACCCGGCGACCTACACCGGTATATTCACACCTATTCGCGAGCTCTTTGCAGGCACCCAGGAATCCCGCTCACGCGGCTACCAACCCGGACGCTTCAGTTTCAACGTCAAAGGCGGCCGCTGTGAAGCCTGTCAGGGCGACGGCGTCACCAAAGTGGAAATGCACTTCCTGCCCGACGTTTATGTCCCCTGCGATGTGTGTAAAGGCAAACGTTACAACCGCGAAACACTGGATGTGAAATACAAAGGCAAGAACATCCACGAAGTGCTGGAAATGACGGTAGAAGACTCGCGCGCCTTCTTTGATGCCATCCCCTCTATTGCCAACAAGCTGCAAACCCTGATCGATGTAGGCCTTTCCTATATCCGCCTTGGGCAATCAGCCACAACGCTCTCGGGCGGCGAGGCACAGCGGGTAAAACTCGCGAAAGAGTTATCAAAGCGCGACACAGGCAAAACACTCTACATACTCGACGAACCGACGACAGGCCTGCATTTTTATGACATCCAACAATTGCTGAATGTATTGCATCGCCTGCGCGACCACGGCAATACCGTTGTTGTGATCGAACATAACCTCGATGTCATCAAAACAGCAGACTGGATAGTCGATTTAGGCCCGGAGGGCGGCAGTGGCGGAGGCCAAATCATCGCCACCGGAACACCGGAAGAAATTGCACAACTTGAACATTCCCACACCGGGCGCTTTTTGAAACCCATGCTAAAAGTGAAAAAGACCAAAGCGGCAAAAAAATAA
- a CDS encoding MFS transporter, translated as MQEPASSIQFATPAPFEKKVVWSLAALYTFRMFGLFMLLPVMALYGTEYAHHSPFLLGLALGAYGFSQALLQIPFGVLSDRIGRKPLILVGLIVFVLGSVVAALAESVYGLILGRFLQGGGAISAVVMALLTDLTSEENRTKAMATIGASIGVSFSLAMTAGPLLAAWGGVSAIFWLTAVLGVVGVYILLKLVPNVADTVRSKREAVAVPALLGKTLLHPQLLRLNVGIFVLHFVLMSSFVVLPLMLQDQLLIPRDYHGLIYFPLLAFAFVLMLPFVIIAEKRRKIKSVFLLAVGLLLIAELALMIVGGNRFFALFVLFIFFIAFNVLEATQPSMVSKIAPAGAKGTATGIYSTCQVLGVFGGGALGGWLLQTQGANAVFLLNALLVAIWLAVAWSMKPPHFLASVLIPFNGQDQQALADKLRAVDGVAEVVIVASENTIYLKVDQRRVDRKMLAAIVDKQPSL; from the coding sequence ATGCAAGAACCGGCTAGTTCAATTCAATTCGCCACTCCCGCGCCTTTCGAGAAGAAAGTCGTCTGGTCATTGGCGGCGCTCTATACCTTCCGCATGTTTGGTTTGTTTATGTTGCTGCCGGTGATGGCGCTCTATGGCACTGAATATGCGCATCACAGTCCGTTTCTGTTGGGCTTGGCACTGGGCGCTTACGGCTTTAGCCAGGCGCTGTTGCAGATTCCTTTTGGCGTTTTGTCGGATCGCATTGGTCGCAAGCCACTGATTCTGGTGGGGTTGATTGTATTTGTGCTGGGCAGTGTAGTGGCGGCGCTGGCGGAATCGGTGTACGGGTTGATTCTCGGGCGCTTCCTGCAGGGCGGTGGTGCTATTTCTGCGGTGGTGATGGCGTTGCTCACGGATCTCACGTCGGAAGAGAATCGCACCAAGGCCATGGCCACTATCGGTGCGTCTATTGGTGTGTCCTTTTCGTTGGCCATGACTGCCGGGCCCTTGTTGGCGGCCTGGGGCGGTGTATCGGCAATTTTCTGGCTGACGGCCGTGTTGGGTGTGGTGGGTGTGTATATCCTGCTGAAGTTGGTACCCAATGTGGCAGACACTGTTCGCTCCAAGCGGGAGGCGGTGGCGGTGCCTGCATTATTGGGTAAAACCCTGTTGCACCCGCAGTTGCTGCGCCTGAATGTCGGTATTTTTGTGCTGCATTTTGTCTTGATGTCGAGCTTTGTGGTGCTGCCGCTTATGTTGCAGGATCAACTGCTCATCCCGCGTGATTATCACGGGCTAATTTACTTCCCGCTGTTGGCTTTCGCTTTTGTGCTGATGCTGCCATTTGTGATTATCGCGGAAAAACGCCGCAAGATTAAAAGCGTATTCCTGCTGGCGGTAGGGCTGTTATTGATTGCCGAGCTGGCCCTGATGATAGTGGGCGGCAATCGATTTTTTGCCTTGTTCGTGCTGTTTATTTTTTTCATCGCCTTTAACGTACTGGAGGCGACCCAGCCATCGATGGTGAGTAAAATTGCACCGGCAGGTGCCAAGGGAACGGCCACGGGGATTTACTCAACCTGTCAGGTATTAGGTGTATTTGGCGGTGGTGCATTGGGTGGTTGGCTGTTGCAAACGCAGGGCGCTAACGCCGTGTTTTTACTCAATGCCCTGTTGGTAGCCATATGGCTCGCGGTTGCCTGGTCGATGAAGCCGCCGCACTTTTTGGCCAGTGTGTTGATTCCATTTAATGGGCAGGATCAACAGGCGTTGGCCGATAAACTGCGCGCCGTTGACGGTGTCGCCGAGGTGGTGATTGTCGCTTCGGAAAACACGATTTACCTCAAGGTAGATCAGCGTCGTGTGGATCGTAAAATGCTCGCGGCGATTGTGGATAAGCAACCGTCCCTATAG